A region of Salvelinus alpinus chromosome 6, SLU_Salpinus.1, whole genome shotgun sequence DNA encodes the following proteins:
- the LOC139579232 gene encoding hydroperoxide isomerase ALOXE3-like: protein MMKYTVKVFTGEIMFAGTWNSVYVKLVSTNGESERTYIPKTASQGSVIEHNVFCPFSLGHLEFVVLETEPYCLLGYIKNDWFCSKVVVTTPEGDTANFPCYHWISGYVPLMIREGTGKLIFNETYRRAIEERKKELQSRCEVYRWSIYAEGLPQIMKVASASGLPAEVRFSFTKDLEMKFTAAKVWVKLKLAGLSTNKEQWKSLDELSQVFNSHTTDVYDYVKKNWKEDEFFGYQLLNGINPMMIHRCSKLPENFPVTEDMVKASLFGKSLEEEIQKGNIFLVDYKRLHGVTANVINGKQHFLAAPLCFLYMTPEDKLMPIAIQLKQDPGKDNPIFLPTDSKYDWLLAKIFVRNADFAEHELNFHLLRTHLLAEVFAVSTLRNLPMVHPIYKLLISHFRYTLQSNTLARKALISEKGVITENAGIGGPGMIEFLKKAMASLTYSSLCMPEDITERGLSSIPNFFYRDDGLRLWDIIHRFVKKVICYYYTCDSDVQNDSELQNWIKDIFFYGFLSETSTGIPQSFSLVTELVKFITMVIFTVSVQHAAVNSGQFDFGGWMPNSPIALQRPPPTTKGQCTESTMLKTFPDINTTAHGMVTAYLLSKQPTDFVALGNGYQDLFSEKAPLQLIHKFQDELKKYNVEIQHRNVPLPLPYTYLSPNNVENSVAL from the exons ATGATGAAGTACACAGTGAAAGTGTTTACTGGAGAAATTATGTTTGCCGGAACATGGAACAGTGTTTACGTTAAACTGGTCAGCACAAACGGAGAAAGTGAACGCACGTACATCCCTAAAACCGCCAGCCAAGGATCG GTGATTGAGCACAATGTGTTCTGTCCCTTCTCCCTGGGCCATCTGGAGTTTGTGGTACTGGAAACAGAGCCATACTGCCTGCTCGGCTACATCAAAAATGACTGGTTCTGCTCTAAAGTAGTGGTGACCACACCAGAAGGAGACACGGCCAACTTCCCCTGTTACCACTGGATCTCAGGCTATGTGCCGCtgatgatcagagagggcactg GTAAGCTAATATTCAATGAGACCTACCGAAGGGCcatagaggagagaaagaaggagctGCAGAGTCGCTGTGAGGTGTACCG CTGGAGTATATATGCCGAGGGTCTACCCCAAATAATGAAAGTTGCCAGCGCTTCTGGTCTCCCTGCTGAGGTCCGCTTCTCTTTCACCAAGGACTTGGAGATGAAGTTCACAGCAGCCAAAGT ATGGGTGAAGCTGAAACTAGCAGGACTGTCCACCAACAAGGAACAATGGAAGAGCCTAGATGAGCTCAGTCAAGTCTTCAATAGCCACACGACTGATGTTTATG ACTATGTCAAAAAGAACTGGAAGGAGGATGAGTTTTTCGGGTATCAGCTTCTGAACGGCATCAACCCCATGATGATCCATCGCTGCTCCAAGCTTCCAGAGAACTTCCCCGTCACAGAAGACATGGTGAAGGCTTCCCTTTTTGGAAAAAGCCTTGAGGAGGAAATTCAG AAAGGTAACATCTTTCTGGTTGACTACAAGCGCCTGCATGGAGTGACTGCAAACGTGATCAATGGGAAACAGCACTTCTTGGCTGCTCCTCTCTGCTTCCTCTACATGACTCCAGAAGATAAGCTCATGCCCATCGCAATCCAG CTGAAGCAGGATCCTGGAAAAGACAACCCCATCTTCCTTCCTACTGACTCTAAGTATGACTGGCTCCTGGCCAAGATCTTTGTGAGGAACGCTGACTTCGCTGAACATGAGCTGAACTTTCACTTGCTGAGGACTCACCTGCTGGCTGAGGTGTTTGCCGTGTCGACACTGCGTAACCTACCAATGGTGCATCCCATCTACAAG CTCCTGATCTCTCACTTCCGCTACACTCTGCAGAGCAACACTCTGGCTAGAAAGGCCCTCATATCAGAGAAGGGGGTGATCACAGAG AATGCCGGTATTGGAGGTCCAGGGATGATTGAGTTCCTGAAGAAAGCGATGGCCTCGTTGACCTACAGCTCCCTCTGTATGCCGGAAGACATCACTGAACGTGGTCTGTCATCAATCCCCAACTTCTTCTACAGGGATGATGGACTCAGGCTGTGGGACATCATCCACAG GTTTGTTAAGAAAGTGATTTGTTACTACTACACCTGTGACTCAGACGTCCAGAATGACTCTGAACTGCAGAACTGGATCAAGGATATCTTCTTCTATGGGTTCCTGTCCGAAACCAGCACAG GAATCCCTCAGTCTTTCAGTTTGGTGACAGAGCTGGTCAAGTTTATCACCATGGTGATCTTTACAGTGTCTGTCCAACATGCTGCAGTCAACAGTGGACAG TTTGATTTTGGCGGCTGGATGCCCAACTCCCCCATCGCTCTGCAACGTCCACCTCCCACCACTAAGGGGCAGTGTACTGAGAGCACCATGCTGAAGACCTTCCCTGACATCAATACCACCGCCCATGGTATGGTCACAGCGTACCTTCTGAGCAAGCAGCCCACTGACTTT GTCGCTCTTGGAAATGGCTATCAGGATCTCTTCAGCGAGAAGGCCCCTCTGCAACTGATTCACAAATTTCAAGATGAGCTGAAGAAATACAACGTTGAAATCCAACACAGGAATGTCCCTTTGCCCTTGCCGTACACCTACCTGAGTCCCAACAATGTGGAGAACAGTGTGGCCCTGTAA